The following coding sequences are from one Marinifilum sp. JC120 window:
- a CDS encoding cysteine--tRNA ligase: protein MRLYNTLKRKKEEFEPLNGNKVNLYACGITAYDLCHIGHARSSVVFDILVRYLRFKGYDVTFVRNFTDIDDKIINRANETGVSAIELAEKFIGEFYVDMDKLNILRADIEPKCTEHIPEMIELTETLIKKDHAYATPSGDVYFKVRSFDDYGKLSGRNIEDLQSGARIKPGEEKQDPLDFALWKGAKPGEPSWESPWGEGRPGWHLECSAMSEKYFELPFDIHGGGQDLSFPHHENEIAQSEAATGKEMARFWVHNGFVQINSEKMSKSLGNFFTIRDILDKFMPETLRYFLLTMHYRSPLDFSFEALEEAEKGIRRVYSALEQTGEALQKAKWSKAALPEEVLAEIADAEKGWAEAMEDDMNTAGAMGHMFTLIRLAGRIGEEKAWRKSEGGRDAWTRILEDMKKWGEVLGIFSRDPKEFLEELKLCMLERKGIEVAKVEELMAARKEARKDKDFARSDEIRDELIELGVEVKDTPQGAVWTVI, encoded by the coding sequence TCGATATTCTGGTCCGTTACCTGCGTTTCAAAGGTTACGATGTTACTTTCGTGCGTAACTTTACCGATATTGATGACAAGATCATCAACCGGGCCAATGAGACCGGGGTTAGCGCCATTGAACTTGCCGAAAAATTTATAGGCGAATTCTACGTGGATATGGATAAGCTGAACATTCTGCGTGCGGATATTGAGCCCAAATGTACAGAGCATATTCCGGAAATGATTGAGTTGACTGAGACCCTGATCAAAAAGGATCACGCCTACGCTACCCCTTCCGGTGATGTTTATTTCAAGGTTCGTTCTTTTGATGATTACGGAAAGCTTTCCGGCAGGAACATCGAAGACTTACAATCCGGTGCGCGTATTAAGCCCGGTGAGGAAAAACAAGATCCCCTTGATTTTGCTCTCTGGAAAGGAGCCAAGCCCGGCGAACCTTCCTGGGAAAGCCCATGGGGCGAAGGCCGTCCCGGCTGGCATCTTGAGTGTTCGGCCATGAGTGAAAAATATTTCGAGCTTCCCTTTGATATTCATGGCGGTGGACAGGACCTCAGTTTTCCGCATCATGAAAACGAAATTGCCCAGAGTGAAGCGGCCACAGGCAAGGAAATGGCTCGTTTTTGGGTTCACAACGGTTTTGTGCAGATCAATTCCGAGAAAATGTCCAAGTCTCTTGGTAACTTTTTCACCATCCGGGATATTCTCGATAAATTCATGCCCGAAACTCTGCGCTATTTTCTGTTGACCATGCATTACCGCAGTCCCCTTGATTTTTCCTTTGAAGCTTTGGAAGAAGCTGAAAAAGGCATCCGCCGCGTGTATTCCGCGTTGGAGCAGACCGGGGAAGCTTTGCAGAAAGCCAAATGGTCCAAGGCTGCATTGCCTGAAGAAGTTCTGGCTGAGATTGCAGATGCGGAAAAGGGCTGGGCCGAGGCCATGGAAGATGACATGAACACCGCCGGAGCAATGGGGCACATGTTCACCCTGATCCGTCTGGCCGGACGCATTGGCGAGGAAAAAGCATGGCGTAAGTCAGAAGGCGGACGCGACGCATGGACCCGCATCCTTGAAGATATGAAAAAATGGGGTGAAGTGCTCGGTATCTTCTCCCGCGATCCGAAGGAATTCCTTGAAGAACTTAAGCTCTGCATGCTTGAGCGTAAGGGAATTGAGGTCGCAAAGGTTGAAGAATTGATGGCTGCCCGTAAGGAAGCGCGTAAAGACAAGGATTTTGCCCGTTCCGATGAAATCAGGGATGAACTGATTGAACTCGGTGTCGAGGTTAAGGATACCCCGCAGGGAGCGGTCTGGACTGTTATTTAG
- a CDS encoding histidine kinase, whose translation MRIGLKGKSYLIVFFICLLVFVGSSLLVYELSSRSISKVEKVLMEENLSRADFAVQESSRGLQSLCRDWSWWDDTYYFVQDFNEQYVRSNLTAEILTNLDLDIVMFFDEEDKLIISHSVKGMESAELCFVTGECQGNNIVRKAGNDGLTGLARINHRLMQISVQKIFDSNIKKTPVGTMVMGRYFGDRQLVKLGKALQMDLSFQELKDVPEKEVFFVSQESVESKLKGFMVLRGVFGKPLVLLGLAMERDAYKIGSSQFTIFIYFMCGSLLLLGIAATFVLNRYFVSRVKMLQGQLRGEYFTGPEKRTVQLSGNDELNDLSDSINEILILLQEQKTKAETASRVKTEFLANMSHEIRTPMHSILGMVELLKETNVDNEQQDFLNIAGTAGENLLEVINDVLEISKIEAGHLEIENHEFLLHEIVERVASVFAVDAARKGLKVVCHIDKDIPKKVIGDATRIRQVLNNLISNAVKFTSEGTIAVSLYLDDGKILFAVKDEGIGISEDKFKYIFKSFTQADSSTSRKYGGTGLGLPISRKLVEMMGGEIFVSSIIGGGTTFRFYVNLGIV comes from the coding sequence ATGAGAATTGGTTTGAAGGGTAAAAGCTATTTAATTGTTTTTTTCATTTGTCTGTTGGTCTTTGTGGGCAGCAGTCTGCTGGTCTATGAACTCAGCAGTAGGTCTATTTCCAAAGTAGAAAAAGTGCTGATGGAAGAAAATCTAAGCCGGGCTGATTTTGCTGTTCAGGAAAGCTCCCGAGGATTACAGAGTCTTTGCCGGGATTGGAGCTGGTGGGATGATACATATTATTTTGTCCAAGATTTTAATGAACAGTATGTTCGTTCAAATCTAACCGCTGAAATACTGACCAACCTTGATTTGGATATAGTCATGTTTTTTGACGAAGAAGATAAACTTATTATCTCACATTCTGTCAAGGGAATGGAATCCGCAGAGCTTTGCTTTGTTACCGGTGAATGTCAGGGAAACAATATTGTCCGCAAAGCTGGAAACGATGGTTTGACCGGTCTGGCAAGAATTAATCACAGGCTGATGCAGATCAGCGTCCAGAAAATCTTCGACAGCAATATAAAAAAAACTCCTGTAGGCACTATGGTCATGGGCCGTTATTTCGGTGACCGTCAGCTAGTCAAGTTGGGTAAGGCCTTACAGATGGATTTGTCTTTTCAGGAATTGAAAGATGTTCCTGAAAAAGAGGTTTTTTTTGTTTCTCAGGAAAGCGTAGAATCCAAACTGAAAGGATTTATGGTTTTGCGGGGTGTTTTCGGTAAACCTCTGGTCCTGCTGGGGCTGGCTATGGAGCGGGATGCCTACAAAATAGGAAGTTCTCAGTTTACAATTTTTATTTATTTCATGTGCGGTTCACTTTTGTTGCTTGGCATTGCTGCTACCTTTGTGCTCAATAGATATTTTGTCTCACGGGTGAAGATGTTGCAGGGGCAGTTGCGCGGTGAATATTTTACTGGGCCGGAGAAGAGAACTGTGCAGCTAAGCGGGAATGACGAACTTAATGATCTTTCCGACTCTATAAATGAAATTCTGATCCTGTTGCAGGAGCAAAAAACAAAGGCAGAAACTGCCAGCCGGGTCAAGACTGAATTCTTAGCAAATATGAGTCATGAAATTCGTACACCCATGCATTCCATTCTTGGAATGGTGGAGCTGCTTAAAGAGACCAACGTCGATAACGAACAACAGGATTTTTTGAATATAGCCGGAACTGCCGGGGAAAACCTTCTTGAGGTAATTAACGACGTCCTTGAAATATCTAAGATTGAAGCTGGACATTTGGAAATTGAGAATCATGAATTCCTGCTGCATGAAATTGTGGAGAGGGTGGCCAGTGTTTTTGCTGTGGATGCCGCGCGCAAAGGTCTAAAAGTTGTTTGCCATATTGATAAAGATATACCGAAGAAGGTGATCGGTGATGCTACCAGAATCCGGCAGGTATTGAACAATTTGATCAGTAATGCCGTTAAATTCACTAGTGAAGGAACTATTGCGGTCTCGCTGTATCTTGATGACGGGAAAATATTATTTGCTGTGAAGGATGAAGGCATTGGAATATCTGAAGACAAGTTTAAGTATATTTTTAAAAGTTTTACTCAGGCGGACTCATCGACTTCCCGCAAGTATGGCGGAACAGGACTCGGGTTACCTATCTCCCGTAAATTAGTGGAAATGATGGGGGGAGAAATTTTTGTTTCCAGCATAATAGGCGGGGGAACTACTTTTCGTTTTTATGTGAACCTCGGCATCGTTTAA